A genomic segment from Desulfurispirillum indicum S5 encodes:
- a CDS encoding microcin C ABC transporter permease YejB — protein MVHYILRRLLLIIPTLFGIMLLNFIIVQSAPGGPVERAMAQLHGFETGIGMGRGDAGGSEVFRADSTAYRGAQGIDPDLLRRIERQYGFDRPAHERFWIMIRSYLVFDFGESFYREKSVMGLIIEKMPVSITLGLWTTLLAYAISVPLGIAKALRHGSRFDVWSSTVVVVGYAIPNFLFAIILIVLFAGGSYFAWFPLRGLTSPHFHDLSLAGKVGDYLWHITLPVLASVVSSFATMTMLTKNSFLDEINKQYVMTARAKGLTERGVLYGHVFRNAMLIIIAGVPAALLGIFLTGSLLIEIIFSLDGLGLLGFEAVMSRDYPVIFGTLYIFTLIGLLLKLVGDIAYMLIDPRIDFERR, from the coding sequence ATGGTTCACTATATTCTGCGGCGTCTGCTGCTGATCATCCCGACCCTTTTCGGCATAATGCTGTTGAATTTCATTATAGTTCAGTCTGCACCTGGTGGGCCGGTTGAGCGGGCCATGGCTCAGCTGCACGGTTTCGAAACAGGTATTGGCATGGGGCGGGGCGATGCCGGTGGCTCGGAGGTTTTTCGCGCCGATTCCACGGCGTACCGTGGTGCTCAGGGGATAGATCCCGACCTTCTTCGGCGCATAGAGCGGCAATATGGATTTGACCGTCCAGCCCATGAGCGATTTTGGATCATGATCCGCAGTTACCTGGTCTTTGACTTCGGCGAAAGTTTTTATCGCGAAAAGAGTGTTATGGGGCTGATTATTGAAAAGATGCCGGTTTCCATAACTCTTGGTCTGTGGACAACGTTGCTTGCCTATGCCATTTCCGTCCCCCTGGGTATCGCCAAAGCGCTGCGACACGGCAGTCGTTTTGATGTGTGGAGCAGTACAGTCGTTGTCGTCGGTTACGCAATCCCGAATTTTCTCTTTGCCATAATCCTGATAGTGCTTTTTGCCGGAGGCAGTTACTTCGCCTGGTTTCCCCTGCGGGGGCTGACATCACCACATTTCCATGACCTCTCTTTGGCGGGGAAGGTGGGCGATTACCTGTGGCATATCACGCTGCCGGTACTGGCTTCTGTCGTGAGCAGCTTTGCCACTATGACGATGCTTACCAAGAATTCATTTCTGGATGAGATCAACAAGCAATATGTGATGACGGCACGTGCCAAGGGATTGACGGAAAGAGGTGTTCTCTATGGACATGTCTTTCGTAATGCCATGCTCATCATCATTGCCGGTGTTCCGGCAGCTCTTCTGGGTATTTTCTTGACGGGGTCGCTGCTGATCGAGATTATCTTTTCGCTGGATGGGTTGGGGCTGCTGGGATTTGAAGCGGTTATGAGTCGTGACTACCCGGTGATTTTCGGTACGCTGTATATTTTCACCCTGATAGGCCTGCTCTTGAAACTCGTGGGTGATATTGCCTATATGCTCATTGATCCGCGCATTGATTTTGAGCGCAGGTAG
- a CDS encoding chemotaxis protein CheB, which translates to MERSAGARKSGKSTLIVVGVGASAGGLEALKLFVAHLPPQAPIAYVIVQHLSPTYRTMLVSLLGKDSTIEVSEAGHGERLSQGRIYITPPNHDITLRKNRIQLHLPGAHSVGPRPSVDLFLQSLAQEFGNHAIGVILSGTGSDGSVGVRAIKAGGGITIAQQPDTAKYDGMPTNAIATGHIDIILPPEAIGQELVEIFRISGEVALPPRSRKAPSDMEQIFQQLLQHSGVDFTHYKLSTINRRLERRMAALKISSLGSYVKHLAQCEGEQEKLFRDMLISVTSFFRDSQAFAALEDVMADLLKKQAPGAPIRVWVPGCSTGEEAYSIAMVICNILGGDHRKSQVQIFATDIDQDALVIARRGHYAHVQLAAMDGDMVNRYFISRGASLEVSKTIREMVVFSRHDIIKDPPFLRMNLVSCRNLLVSLNQPLQRKTLALFSYALNPSGVLFTGKSESLSAFDDLFEPLDRENNIYRRIHGARVAPYGRLMAGALLQQQTRPQPPERTAQSLEDHVKDAVMRSMMHKWLLLDHDLNIVHVQGDVSHYISIRHGDFSGNILGMLRKELRNDLRLAMSRVRKSQHPFSGRTTLLPLSQAEAISMRIKVIPVLRENHWQYLLWFDEDEGIVSRHEVANLPGDGNELDAELVREMQDELISVREHLQTVIEELETSNEELQSLNEELQSSNEELQASNEELETTNEELQSTHAELKAIHNEKERHRLQLLEKTRELEKSRSIISRNRMRLSMAQRIAQVGGWEMEPASMQLHLTREHQELLGMVTKGDTLTLELDEYIRKHIHPDDWSRYRSHMQAAARQASQVDYHGELEYRALRCDKQMIHLHDHVIGFRDSSAALPSIFGATRDISRHKETEIMLLESRNRSELANRVKSQFMANMSHELRTPLNAIIGYSEMLQEEYRSDPQGQIYQDMERVQKAGRQLLQIINDILDMADLESQTAQLQAESFDICSEARQVAQSVQAAIHKNGNTLDVRCDENIGTMYSDRQKIRQVLIHLLNNAGRFTENGQVALTVSAEQRHSEPWVLLRVRDTGIGIDPSIHEQIFEPFTLGDSSSTRLYGGSGLGLSISRRFCEMMGGAITLQSETGKGAEFTVALPLNLP; encoded by the coding sequence GTGGAACGGTCAGCAGGCGCCAGGAAATCCGGGAAGAGTACCCTCATAGTCGTTGGTGTTGGAGCCAGTGCTGGTGGCCTTGAAGCGCTGAAGTTATTTGTCGCCCATCTTCCTCCCCAGGCTCCCATCGCCTATGTCATCGTCCAGCATCTCAGTCCGACCTACAGAACCATGCTTGTGTCTCTGCTCGGCAAGGACAGCACCATTGAAGTCAGCGAAGCTGGCCATGGCGAGCGACTCTCCCAGGGCAGAATCTACATCACCCCTCCCAATCACGATATTACTCTGCGCAAAAATCGCATTCAGCTGCACCTGCCTGGCGCCCACTCCGTAGGGCCGCGACCATCGGTGGATCTCTTTCTGCAATCCCTCGCCCAGGAGTTTGGGAACCACGCCATTGGCGTTATTCTTTCCGGCACCGGCTCCGATGGCTCTGTGGGAGTCCGCGCCATAAAAGCAGGTGGTGGCATTACCATTGCCCAGCAGCCCGATACGGCCAAGTATGACGGCATGCCCACGAATGCCATAGCCACGGGGCACATTGATATTATCCTGCCACCGGAAGCAATTGGCCAGGAGCTTGTTGAGATTTTCCGCATCAGTGGCGAAGTGGCTCTTCCCCCACGCTCACGCAAGGCTCCTTCTGACATGGAGCAGATTTTCCAGCAGCTTCTGCAGCATTCCGGTGTCGACTTCACCCACTACAAACTTTCCACCATCAACCGGCGCCTTGAACGGCGCATGGCCGCCTTGAAAATCAGCAGCCTTGGCAGCTATGTGAAGCACTTGGCCCAATGTGAAGGAGAGCAGGAAAAGTTATTTCGGGATATGCTGATCAGTGTCACGTCGTTTTTCCGCGACTCACAGGCCTTTGCCGCTCTGGAAGACGTCATGGCGGATCTCCTGAAAAAGCAGGCCCCCGGCGCACCCATCCGGGTATGGGTGCCGGGCTGCTCCACCGGTGAAGAGGCGTACAGCATAGCCATGGTGATCTGCAATATTCTGGGCGGCGATCACCGCAAGAGCCAGGTACAGATATTTGCCACCGACATTGATCAGGATGCCCTTGTCATCGCCAGACGCGGCCATTACGCCCATGTGCAGCTCGCTGCCATGGACGGCGATATGGTCAATCGATACTTCATCAGTCGCGGAGCTTCACTTGAAGTCAGCAAAACCATCCGCGAGATGGTGGTCTTTTCCCGGCACGATATCATCAAGGATCCACCCTTTCTGCGCATGAACCTGGTCAGTTGCCGTAACCTTCTGGTTTCGCTGAATCAGCCCCTGCAGCGAAAGACCCTTGCGCTCTTTTCCTACGCCTTGAACCCGTCGGGAGTACTGTTTACCGGCAAATCGGAGAGCCTGAGCGCCTTTGACGATCTCTTTGAGCCGCTGGATCGGGAGAATAATATCTATCGGCGGATCCATGGTGCCCGAGTCGCACCCTACGGACGTTTGATGGCAGGAGCTCTGTTGCAGCAGCAGACAAGGCCGCAACCACCGGAACGAACCGCCCAGAGCCTTGAGGACCACGTCAAGGACGCTGTGATGCGCAGCATGATGCACAAGTGGCTGCTGCTTGACCACGACCTGAATATTGTGCACGTGCAGGGAGATGTCAGCCACTATATCAGTATTCGCCACGGGGATTTCAGCGGGAACATCCTGGGCATGCTGCGCAAGGAGCTGCGTAATGACCTGCGTCTGGCCATGAGCAGGGTCAGGAAAAGTCAGCATCCTTTCAGTGGACGCACGACATTGTTGCCCCTTTCCCAGGCCGAGGCGATCAGCATGCGCATCAAAGTCATTCCCGTGTTGCGGGAGAATCACTGGCAGTACCTGCTCTGGTTTGACGAGGATGAAGGCATTGTCAGTCGCCATGAAGTTGCGAACCTGCCCGGAGATGGCAACGAGCTGGACGCTGAGCTGGTGCGCGAGATGCAGGATGAACTCATCTCCGTGCGGGAACACCTGCAGACGGTTATTGAGGAACTGGAAACTTCTAACGAGGAACTGCAGTCCCTCAATGAAGAGTTGCAGTCCTCCAACGAGGAGTTGCAGGCCTCCAATGAAGAGCTGGAGACCACCAATGAAGAGCTGCAATCGACCCATGCTGAGCTGAAAGCCATTCATAACGAAAAGGAGCGGCACCGCCTGCAGCTGCTGGAGAAAACCCGTGAACTGGAAAAGTCCCGCAGCATCATCTCGCGCAACCGCATGCGCCTTTCCATGGCTCAGCGCATCGCCCAGGTGGGTGGCTGGGAGATGGAGCCAGCCTCCATGCAGCTGCACCTTACCCGCGAGCACCAGGAGCTTCTTGGCATGGTCACCAAAGGCGACACACTCACCCTGGAGCTGGATGAATATATTCGCAAGCATATTCACCCCGATGACTGGTCACGGTATCGCAGTCATATGCAAGCCGCAGCCCGGCAGGCCTCCCAGGTCGACTACCATGGTGAGCTCGAATACCGGGCACTGCGCTGTGATAAACAGATGATCCACCTCCACGACCACGTGATCGGATTCCGTGACAGCAGTGCGGCTTTGCCCAGTATCTTTGGGGCCACCCGCGATATCAGCCGTCACAAGGAGACGGAGATCATGCTGCTGGAATCCCGTAACCGCTCGGAATTGGCCAATCGCGTCAAGAGCCAGTTCATGGCCAATATGAGCCACGAGTTGCGCACCCCCCTCAACGCCATTATCGGCTACAGCGAAATGCTTCAGGAAGAGTACCGTTCAGATCCCCAGGGGCAGATCTACCAGGATATGGAGCGTGTGCAGAAAGCCGGGCGTCAGCTGCTGCAGATCATCAACGACATTCTGGATATGGCTGACCTGGAAAGTCAGACCGCGCAGCTGCAGGCCGAGTCCTTCGATATCTGCAGCGAAGCCCGGCAGGTAGCCCAAAGCGTCCAGGCGGCTATCCACAAGAATGGGAATACCCTTGACGTGCGCTGCGATGAGAACATCGGAACCATGTACAGTGATCGGCAGAAAATCCGCCAGGTGCTGATCCACCTGCTGAATAATGCCGGCCGCTTCACGGAAAATGGCCAGGTTGCACTGACCGTCAGTGCGGAGCAGCGCCACAGCGAACCGTGGGTACTCCTGCGCGTTCGGGACACCGGCATAGGTATTGATCCCAGTATCCATGAGCAGATCTTCGAGCCCTTCACCCTGGGGGACTCTTCAAGCACCCGCCTCTACGGTGGCAGTGGCCTCGGCCTTTCCATCAGCAGGCGCTTTTGTGAAATGATGGGTGGCGCCATTACCCTGCAAAGCGAGACAGGCAAAGGTGCAGAGTTCACCGTCGCCC
- a CDS encoding ArsR/SmtB family transcription factor, which translates to MSEKCSDYDFIAQVAKALAHPTRLFILELVARERICVQDIVDKTPYDQSTISKHLSILSSIGIVSYEKEGQKIYYSIKHPCIMNFFTCARVFLDEETSSKQNMLNYCLR; encoded by the coding sequence GTGTCAGAAAAATGCAGTGATTACGATTTTATTGCCCAGGTTGCCAAAGCGCTGGCACACCCCACGCGCCTCTTTATTCTTGAGCTGGTTGCCCGCGAGAGGATCTGTGTTCAGGATATTGTGGACAAGACCCCCTATGACCAGTCCACCATATCAAAGCACCTTTCCATACTCTCGTCCATTGGCATCGTCAGCTACGAAAAAGAGGGGCAGAAGATTTACTACAGCATCAAGCATCCCTGTATCATGAATTTTTTCACGTGCGCACGGGTATTTCTGGACGAAGAAACCTCCAGTAAGCAGAACATGCTGAACTACTGCCTCAGGTAA
- a CDS encoding response regulator transcription factor, with the protein MVTPNMLKKYTDKLGVLYAEDNSTVLKMTRDFLAKFFNQVEVARNGQEALDKYNPQKHDIVIMDINMPAMNGIELTRRILEINPDQAIFITSAHNDSDYLFNLIALGVTSYMMKPLNNEVLTLNLFKAAKKISRDREVREVLNFIEHNGEIEKNMQVIGDVVNSLKDIATWKQPTPQSIGAPLRNSVNSLEQVKSKLSQLRSIVALGR; encoded by the coding sequence ATGGTTACGCCTAATATGCTGAAAAAATATACAGATAAGCTTGGCGTGCTCTACGCCGAAGACAACTCTACCGTGTTGAAGATGACCCGGGATTTTCTGGCGAAGTTTTTCAATCAGGTTGAGGTTGCGCGCAATGGCCAGGAGGCGTTGGATAAGTACAATCCCCAGAAACACGACATTGTGATTATGGATATCAATATGCCAGCTATGAACGGTATCGAGCTGACGCGGCGGATTCTGGAAATCAACCCCGATCAGGCAATATTCATCACCTCTGCCCACAACGACTCTGATTATCTTTTTAACCTCATTGCCCTTGGGGTAACCAGTTACATGATGAAGCCTCTGAACAACGAGGTGCTGACCCTGAACCTCTTCAAGGCGGCGAAGAAAATCAGCCGCGATCGTGAAGTCAGGGAAGTGTTGAATTTCATCGAGCACAATGGTGAGATCGAGAAAAACATGCAGGTTATTGGCGATGTGGTCAACTCCCTCAAAGATATTGCCACCTGGAAGCAGCCGACTCCCCAGAGTATCGGGGCGCCACTGCGCAACTCTGTCAACTCGCTGGAGCAGGTGAAATCCAAGCTGTCCCAGCTGCGCTCCATAGTCGCCCTGGGTCGATGA
- a CDS encoding extracellular solute-binding protein, translating into MKYRLCLIDISHVHNVAGRAMRLAGNSLALALFFCATLVPLSLQASEPQPVHAIAMHGEPRYGADFRHFSYVNPDAPKGGRISLHSVGTFDSLNPFVERGVADSRITLVYDSLLERSADEPFTEYGLLATKIILPDDRSWVEFILHPDARFHDGKPVTAHDVVFTFEILRTQGSPFYQAYYGDIDSVTAVETRRVRFEFSSAGNMELPLIVGQAAILPKHFWEDKDFSRSSTVIPLGSGPYRVARVDAGRSITYERVEDYWARNHPIKRGRHNFDAITVDYYRDGNVALEAFKSGAYDFRLENNAKDWAVSYSIPAVRQGMIQRENLPHRNPTGMQGFALNTRRPMFTDPRVRQALAYLFDFEWTNRNLFYNAYARSHSYFSNSEMAAVDLPGAAELRLLEPWREQLPDEVFTQVYRAPETDGSGAIRDNMRIASSLLRQAGWEIQGGRLTHRSSGSTMDIEFLIFDTIWERIIQPYRRNLERMGIESSIRVVDVTQYVNRVRSFDFDVVVAVFPQSTSPGNEQRDFWHSAFADQEGSRNLIGIKDPVVDALVENIIAASDREELVVSARALDRVLQWGHYVVPHWHITSYRVAYWDLFAKPSENPPYDLAFDTWWVDPEKSATITRQRGSRQR; encoded by the coding sequence ATGAAGTACCGCCTGTGTCTGATCGACATCAGCCACGTGCACAATGTTGCCGGCAGGGCGATGCGCCTTGCCGGAAATTCTCTCGCCCTGGCGCTCTTCTTTTGTGCCACTCTGGTTCCTCTGAGTCTGCAGGCATCTGAGCCGCAGCCTGTGCATGCCATAGCCATGCACGGTGAGCCACGTTATGGTGCAGACTTCAGGCATTTTTCCTACGTGAATCCCGACGCCCCGAAAGGTGGCCGGATATCCCTGCACAGTGTCGGCACTTTCGACAGTCTGAATCCCTTTGTTGAGAGAGGGGTTGCGGACTCCCGGATAACGCTGGTCTATGACTCGCTCCTGGAGCGCTCAGCCGATGAGCCTTTCACGGAGTATGGGTTACTGGCCACGAAAATCATTCTGCCCGACGATCGTTCATGGGTAGAATTCATCCTGCACCCTGACGCTCGATTCCACGATGGTAAACCGGTCACGGCCCATGATGTCGTCTTTACCTTTGAAATACTGCGCACTCAAGGCTCCCCGTTTTATCAGGCCTACTATGGAGATATTGACTCGGTGACGGCGGTGGAAACCAGACGGGTGCGTTTTGAATTCTCTTCTGCCGGCAATATGGAACTCCCGCTGATCGTCGGCCAGGCAGCGATTCTGCCGAAACACTTCTGGGAAGACAAGGATTTCAGCCGATCTTCCACGGTAATTCCGCTGGGCTCCGGTCCCTATCGCGTGGCCCGCGTTGATGCCGGGCGTTCCATAACCTATGAGCGGGTGGAAGACTATTGGGCACGCAATCATCCCATCAAACGAGGCCGTCATAATTTCGATGCCATAACCGTGGATTATTATCGCGATGGTAATGTGGCCCTGGAAGCATTTAAGTCGGGAGCCTATGATTTCCGCCTTGAAAACAACGCTAAGGACTGGGCCGTCAGCTACAGTATTCCCGCTGTAAGGCAGGGGATGATTCAGCGCGAGAACCTGCCACACCGAAACCCCACGGGCATGCAGGGATTTGCCTTGAACACTCGTCGACCAATGTTTACTGACCCCCGGGTGCGTCAGGCTCTCGCCTATCTCTTTGATTTCGAATGGACAAACCGGAACCTTTTTTATAACGCGTATGCTCGCTCCCACAGCTATTTTTCCAATTCCGAAATGGCTGCTGTCGACTTGCCCGGTGCGGCAGAACTGCGGCTGCTTGAACCGTGGCGCGAGCAGTTACCCGATGAAGTGTTTACCCAGGTTTACCGCGCTCCCGAAACCGATGGGTCTGGAGCCATCCGCGATAATATGCGCATTGCGTCCTCGCTGTTGCGGCAGGCAGGCTGGGAGATTCAGGGGGGGCGCCTGACACACCGTTCCAGCGGTAGCACCATGGATATCGAGTTTCTGATTTTTGACACAATCTGGGAGCGGATTATTCAGCCATATCGGCGTAATCTTGAACGAATGGGCATCGAAAGCAGTATTCGCGTTGTCGATGTCACTCAGTATGTCAATCGGGTGCGCTCCTTCGACTTCGATGTGGTGGTCGCGGTTTTTCCTCAGTCGACCTCGCCGGGGAACGAACAGCGGGATTTCTGGCATTCAGCCTTTGCGGATCAGGAGGGGAGCCGTAATCTCATTGGTATCAAGGACCCGGTGGTCGATGCGCTGGTGGAAAACATTATCGCGGCATCGGATCGCGAAGAACTTGTTGTCAGCGCTCGCGCCCTCGATCGCGTGCTGCAGTGGGGTCACTATGTCGTCCCGCACTGGCATATTACCAGCTATCGGGTTGCCTACTGGGATCTGTTTGCGAAACCTTCCGAAAATCCTCCCTACGACCTGGCTTTTGATACCTGGTGGGTAGATCCGGAGAAGTCTGCCACCATCACGCGCCAGAGGGGAAGCCGTCAACGTTGA